Below is a window of Dromiciops gliroides isolate mDroGli1 chromosome 5, mDroGli1.pri, whole genome shotgun sequence DNA.
CTTCTCTGCTCAACCCTGAGCAGATGGCTCTGAAAAAACCTGTGtgctacctccccccccccctttttttctttttggaatactTGGGCGAGGGAgaggaaagcaaaggaagaaaatctgGGAATGGTTCAAAATccctaaataattaaaaatgtgattttccatcatttaaatacaaatatactTACAAAAATCTTACACAGGCTATTTACAACCATAAAACCATAAAGTCTTGGTACCAGAGAGTGAGGTGTCCGTATTCAGTATGTCCCAAATCTCTCCTAGCAGTTAAGTCCCCTTGTTTGCTTGCTTCCAGGGACGGTTTTAGAGATttgaagggtttttgttttgtctttttaaagtgtgtgtgagagaggaagCCTAGCTGGAAAGAGCCAAACAAGAGGAATGAATCCTCTGGAGCCACCTTTTCAGGGATGGGAAAGTGGAGGAAACTGGAAATGGCTTTTTGTTGGGGTTGGGTGCTTGTGGGATGTAGGTTTCTCTCTCAAACAGTGGTTTCCCCCTGTTTGCTGTTGGTAAGTCTGGTATAGAACTTTCTCCAAGAGTTAAGGGTCTTGCCCGACCAGATCCAGAAGCCGGAGGTGATGCCCACAATCAATGTCATGAGGTACTTGATCATGAAGACTGTGAAGTCCGGGCTcatgggtgggtggggagggggcccCCCACCGCCCTGGTGATGAGGGCAAGGGATGGCGTAGCTCTTGCAGCTCTGGGCCACCCAGCTTCGCTCCCACTGTTCTCTGAAGGCTTGCTCGTAAAAGTAGCAGGCAATGACGATGGTGGCAGGGACGGTGTAGAGGACGCTGAAGACGCCTATCCGGACCATGAGCTTCTCCAGCTTCTCTGTCTTGGTACCATCATGCTTCATGATGGTGCGGATGCGGAAGAGAGACACGAAGCCGGCCAGGAGAAAGGAGGTGCCGATGAAGAGATAAACGAAGAGGGGCGCCAGCACGAAGCCCCTCAGAGCATCCACGTTGTTCAGGCCCACAAAGCACACCCCACTGAGGATATCTCCATCCACCTGCCCCAGCGCCAGGATGGTGATCGTCTTGATGGCCGGCACCGCCCAGGCTGCCAGGTGGAAGTACTGCGAGTTGGCTTCGATGGCCTCGTGGCCCCACTTCATCCCGGCTGCCAGGAACCAGGTGAGGGAGAGGATCACCCACCAGATGGAGCTGGCCATGCTGAAGAAATAGAGCATCATGAAGAGGATGGTGCAGCCCTCCTTTTTGGTGCCCTGGGCCACCGTGCGGGCTCCATCCTCCGCAAACTTTTCATTGCAGACCACCCGGTCCTCCAGCAAGAAGCCGGCGATGTAGGCCACGGCCACGGCCGTGTAGCAGCCCGAGAGGAAGATGATGGGCCGCTCCGGGTAGCTGAACCTCCGCATGTCCACCAGGTACGTGAGCACGGTGAAGAGCGTGGAGGCGCAGCAGAGCACGGACCAGATGCCGATCCAGGTGCGCGAGAAGCGCAGCTCCTCTGGCCCGAAGTACATGAGCCCGTACACCTTGCTGGGCTCGCAAGGGGCGCCGCAGTCCTTCTCCCCCAAGAAGTGGTAGTTGAGGTACGAGGGCACCTTGAGCGCCCGCGGGCAGGAGAACTTGCCCCGCTCCGAGGAGGAGGCGCCCCCGGCGCCGCCCCCGCCTCGGGAGCCCCCCGCGCCGCCCCCGACCCCGTGCTGGGGGTTGCTGGTCCAGAATTCGGGCAGCAGCGAGGGCGTCGGGGTGCCCTTGTCCGACGTGTTCTGGCCCACGCAGAGCTCGCCGGCGCCGTGCACTGGGAACTTCTCGCAGCGGAGCGTGTCGGGCCACTGGAAGCCGAACTTGTTCATGAGCGCCTCGCAGCCCTGGCGGGCCCGCTCGCACAGAGAGCGGCAGGGCGGCAGCGCCTGCTCCAGGACGGTGCACACGGGCGCGTACATGGAGCACAGGAAGAACTTGAGCTCTGCCGAGCACTGCACCTTCACCAGCGGGTAGAACTGGTGCACCTCGAGCCCTGCGTCCTCCTGGTTCGTGTGGCCCAGCAGGTTGGGCATGATGGTCTGGTTGTAGGCGATGTCGGTGCACAGCGGGATGGAGATGGGCTGGCAGTAGCCGTGGTCCGGGATGGAGATGCCGCGCTCGCCGTGGTACTGctgctgcggcggcggcggctgctgctgccCGGCCGCCTGCGGCTgcggcgggggcggcggcggcggctgcccGGGGCCGGGCCCCTGGCCGGCCGCCTGCGAGCGGACCCCCGacggcagcagcagcggcaggagcagcagcagcagcggcggcggcggcccccGGAGCGCCGCGCAAAGTTGCCGGCGCTCGCCGCCGGCCGCGGTCGCCCTGGGCGCCCCCCGCTCAGCCATACTTTCTCGGCCCCGTCCCGGGCGCCGCTCCGCCCGAGCTGCTGCCGGCGCCCCCCCGGCGGCCGCTGCCCTCTTCGTCCCGCGCTCGCTCCGCGTCCCGCAGCCGGCGCCGCCGCCGCGGAAACTGGCGATTCATGAAGCGCCGGCGGGGGGCGAGTCGGGGAGAGCCCCGAGTGCCGGTTCGTCCGGCGGGCGCTGCCGCTCGGCGGGCGGCGCAGCTCCGGCGTCCCGGGCCCCGGCGAGAGCGCACCTCtgcctccgcctccgcctccgcctccgcctccgccgccgccgcctgaCCATTTGTGTCAATCCCTCAACTgggctccctctccctctccccgaCCGGTTTCCAGGCGCCCCGGAGTCTGTCTTTCACTCGGAGGGAGGAGCCTTGAAACCGACGCGGAACTTGTGGGCTAAGGGATCGTCACCCAATCGCTGTACCCGCTTCCCGGCGAAAAGGAGCTAGCCACTGTCTACTCGCAAGAAGCGCTGAgggctggagaggggaggggtgcccggggtggggggagaaaaggagagttgGTGCGGGGGAGAGCCGAGCTCGGGCACAAAGAGTGGGGTTTGCTCTGCGGCGGGACAAGCTTGATTGCTTTTGCTTTAGCCGGAGAAAGAGCCAGGACACGGAGGAGAATAGTCCCATATGCTGTGGGAAGAATGAATAGGAGTTGGCAGACCAGGAgactccttttcttcccttttcttcattttcatgttTAAAAATTCTGCTCTTCACGGTGGTTACAACGTAGCAAATAGGGAACAGCCCTCAGAAGGGCTGCTTCTGAATGAAGGGCCTCGTTGCGTTTAAGCTTGTGTCTGTCAAAGTTTTCAGTGAATCGAATTCTCGGGCAATTCTTTGCACTTGGGAGCCTGGGCTTGGCAGACCTTACGTGGCTCTTCTGCGTGCAGTGCCTCGTTTTTGTGAACGAGAAGGAAACGTTCTCCTTGGGTTCTGATCATCTAAGCAACAACAAACacgaaaccatttttttttttgatggaaatCACGAAAGCAAAAGTCGATGACTCccaccttccttctcctctcattAATCGAAGAAAATTGTCCCTTAATTCTTtagggcagaggttcttaacctggggtctctgaaggtgtttttgttttgtttttgatgcctgtgtttcattataattttttcctttgcgatcctatgtattttatgtatttaaaaacactattctaagAAAGGATCCAGAAGCTTTTTAGCAAGCTGCCAGTGGAATCCAGGACATAGAAAAGGTTAAGGAACCCCTGCTTTGGAGGAATTGGAGAATTCAGTATCTGGCTGAAGCCTCTTGAAATTGGGGCggtcttttcttgaagacctccaagtcTGCCAGGATTGGGAGTGGCTGTTGTTTATAGCTTGAGGCCGGTCGTGCCCAGCCTAGGACTGTCCTGGCCTGTGAAGAACTGAAATGTTTTGAGGTCCCATCGGGTTCCCAAGAATAGGGGAAAATAACAATATGCTGGCTTAAGCAGTATTTGTGAAAATACCCGAAACTCTAGAGAGACTTAGCAGAAGTTAGGATCGTTGCGTTTTTGTTCttgggttttggtttgggttttttttgggtttttgacCACGCACTTGTTTTGAGACTGTACCAGCCTCTATCAAAATCTAcctaaaaggggagggggaagaggaattaTAAATTTCTCCTCTATTCATGCCAGGACATTTTGTTTTTTGATCCGGAGGGTTATTTCATCAGAACCAAGAACTTCCATTGTAGAAACTCCCTTCACCAGTGCAGGTCAAGAAATTCACCTGTAagttctagtcttagagagttgcttagagcatCACTGAAATACTAAATAATTTATCCAGGGGTTACACAGG
It encodes the following:
- the FZD1 gene encoding frizzled-1, whose amino-acid sequence is MAERGAPRATAAGGERRQLCAALRGPPPPLLLLLLPLLLPSGVRSQAAGQGPGPGQPPPPPPPQPQAAGQQQPPPPQQQYHGERGISIPDHGYCQPISIPLCTDIAYNQTIMPNLLGHTNQEDAGLEVHQFYPLVKVQCSAELKFFLCSMYAPVCTVLEQALPPCRSLCERARQGCEALMNKFGFQWPDTLRCEKFPVHGAGELCVGQNTSDKGTPTPSLLPEFWTSNPQHGVGGGAGGSRGGGGAGGASSSERGKFSCPRALKVPSYLNYHFLGEKDCGAPCEPSKVYGLMYFGPEELRFSRTWIGIWSVLCCASTLFTVLTYLVDMRRFSYPERPIIFLSGCYTAVAVAYIAGFLLEDRVVCNEKFAEDGARTVAQGTKKEGCTILFMMLYFFSMASSIWWVILSLTWFLAAGMKWGHEAIEANSQYFHLAAWAVPAIKTITILALGQVDGDILSGVCFVGLNNVDALRGFVLAPLFVYLFIGTSFLLAGFVSLFRIRTIMKHDGTKTEKLEKLMVRIGVFSVLYTVPATIVIACYFYEQAFREQWERSWVAQSCKSYAIPCPHHQGGGGPPPHPPMSPDFTVFMIKYLMTLIVGITSGFWIWSGKTLNSWRKFYTRLTNSKQGETTV